A part of Gemmatimonas groenlandica genomic DNA contains:
- a CDS encoding TonB-dependent receptor produces MSIRSMAIGLLLAAAPLGAQGVVVGSVTDPNGRPLSGMLVSVDGTAIRAATQNGTYRAVNVPAGARTLTFRYIGFQAVSKSVTVSTGATATLDVKMTAAMTTLSAIEVKGQVAGQASALNQQRTAATISSVIDNELVGRLPDPNMAEALARVPGVAVLRDQGEGRFVQIRGTNADLNSMSLNGLRISSPEQNSRQLPMDIVPSDQAAQIQISKTLTPDMDADAIGGNVNIVTRTARANQPLLNATFAGGANQLGGGALVNVGANAGKRFGASQKLGAMIGGTYYKNERASQNIEGDWCSQTRNCGVAPSLTSLDAPNLFELRDYPQVNRLRAGLNGTLDYLLANNSKLFLRGTFNRFSDDEVRARARFRFRGGGGSRWTQVTPDSGITTGSQFDRDIRLREVIQDIITAQIGGEHFAGNGKALDWAIGTSRATESRPDVLTMSFRQSGMTLGYNFADPDRPRANVSVGSFDDPSRFGFNSLVREVRDTKDNDISAKLNASMPVAFGAFSGTLKGGVAARLKERENTLANTTFTSALGTNASGATGATLMSALTSETTGRTIFGGDYQFGRTFDPTRMADFIKANPNAFTLNTLTSQTTSAGGTFAVGEDVYAAYLMATLDAGALRLVPGVRVEATRVENTAKIISLNAAGTALSRPISDTTGTSNYVNVFPSINATYRVDEYTNVKAAITTALVRPQFQDMTPYVNVQAGQQTATIGNPALEATTALAYDLMIERYFRSVGFVSAGAFYKDLKNFIFPTARARRTDEALGPDATQVIQPVNGPTAKLYGFEVAWQQNLTFLPGMLAGLGLNANYTYTKSVAEIPGRGRTGVDTPLPGQTGNAGNLGVFFDRGPVSLRVGANYSGEFLSTINALTPEGDTRTRERLQWDASGSFQIRSGMKLFAEAINLSNTPLRATVGDRLNRGGGGDDPSYEFYKPWGMVGLRIER; encoded by the coding sequence ATGTCGATTCGCAGTATGGCCATCGGCCTACTGCTCGCCGCCGCGCCGCTCGGCGCACAGGGTGTGGTCGTCGGTTCCGTGACCGATCCGAATGGGCGACCGCTCTCCGGCATGCTCGTGTCCGTTGACGGTACGGCGATTCGCGCCGCGACCCAGAATGGCACCTATCGCGCGGTGAACGTGCCCGCTGGCGCACGCACGCTCACGTTCCGCTACATCGGCTTCCAGGCCGTGTCCAAGTCCGTCACGGTCAGCACGGGCGCCACCGCCACGCTCGACGTCAAGATGACGGCCGCGATGACGACACTGTCGGCGATCGAGGTGAAAGGACAGGTCGCCGGACAGGCGTCGGCCCTGAATCAGCAGCGCACTGCGGCGACCATCTCCAGTGTCATCGACAACGAACTCGTCGGTCGCCTACCCGATCCGAATATGGCGGAGGCGCTCGCGCGCGTGCCCGGCGTTGCCGTGCTACGCGATCAGGGAGAGGGACGCTTCGTACAGATCCGCGGCACGAACGCCGACCTCAATTCGATGTCGCTGAACGGCCTTCGCATCAGCTCACCGGAACAGAACAGCCGTCAGTTGCCGATGGATATCGTGCCGTCCGATCAGGCCGCACAGATCCAGATCTCCAAGACGCTCACGCCTGATATGGACGCCGACGCCATCGGCGGCAACGTCAACATCGTCACGCGCACCGCTCGGGCGAATCAGCCGCTACTGAACGCCACGTTCGCCGGTGGCGCCAACCAGCTCGGCGGCGGTGCCTTGGTCAACGTCGGCGCCAACGCGGGCAAGCGCTTCGGTGCGTCGCAGAAGCTCGGCGCGATGATCGGCGGCACGTACTACAAGAATGAGCGGGCGTCACAGAACATCGAAGGTGACTGGTGCTCGCAGACGCGGAACTGCGGTGTAGCCCCGTCGCTCACGTCGCTCGATGCGCCCAACCTGTTCGAGCTGCGCGACTATCCGCAGGTGAACCGGTTGCGCGCCGGGCTTAATGGCACGCTCGACTACTTGCTCGCCAACAACAGCAAGCTGTTCCTTCGCGGCACCTTCAACCGCTTCTCCGACGACGAAGTCCGCGCCCGTGCGCGCTTTCGTTTCCGCGGCGGCGGCGGCTCCCGTTGGACGCAGGTGACGCCCGACTCCGGCATCACCACGGGATCGCAGTTCGATCGCGACATCCGCTTGCGCGAAGTGATTCAAGATATCATCACCGCGCAGATCGGTGGCGAGCATTTTGCCGGCAACGGCAAGGCGCTCGATTGGGCGATCGGAACGTCGCGCGCTACCGAGAGTCGTCCCGATGTCCTGACGATGTCCTTCCGCCAGAGCGGCATGACCCTCGGCTACAATTTTGCCGACCCCGATCGACCACGCGCCAATGTGTCTGTCGGATCGTTCGACGATCCCTCACGCTTCGGCTTCAATAGCCTCGTGCGGGAAGTCCGCGATACCAAGGACAATGACATCAGTGCGAAGCTGAACGCGTCGATGCCGGTGGCGTTCGGGGCCTTCTCCGGCACCCTGAAGGGCGGCGTTGCCGCGCGGCTCAAGGAGCGCGAAAACACGCTGGCGAACACCACCTTCACCAGTGCACTCGGCACAAACGCCTCCGGTGCCACGGGCGCGACGCTCATGAGCGCGCTCACCTCGGAAACGACCGGTCGCACGATCTTCGGTGGCGACTATCAGTTTGGTCGCACGTTCGATCCGACGCGTATGGCCGACTTCATCAAGGCGAATCCGAATGCCTTCACGCTGAACACGCTGACATCGCAGACCACGTCGGCCGGCGGAACGTTCGCCGTCGGCGAAGACGTGTACGCGGCGTACCTCATGGCCACACTCGACGCCGGCGCGCTGCGCCTGGTACCCGGCGTACGCGTCGAGGCCACGCGTGTAGAGAATACGGCAAAGATCATATCGCTCAACGCCGCTGGCACGGCGCTCTCCCGCCCGATTTCGGACACGACGGGCACGAGCAACTACGTGAATGTGTTCCCGTCGATTAACGCCACGTATCGCGTGGACGAATACACCAACGTGAAGGCGGCGATTACCACGGCGCTCGTGCGTCCGCAGTTCCAGGACATGACGCCGTACGTGAACGTCCAAGCCGGCCAGCAGACGGCGACCATCGGCAACCCGGCGCTCGAGGCGACTACCGCCCTTGCGTATGATCTCATGATCGAGCGCTACTTCCGGTCAGTCGGTTTCGTGTCAGCCGGCGCGTTCTACAAGGACCTCAAGAACTTCATCTTCCCGACTGCACGCGCGCGTCGCACCGATGAAGCACTCGGACCGGACGCCACGCAGGTGATTCAGCCGGTCAACGGCCCCACCGCGAAGCTGTACGGCTTCGAAGTCGCCTGGCAGCAGAACCTCACGTTTCTCCCGGGTATGCTCGCCGGACTCGGACTGAACGCGAACTACACCTATACGAAGTCGGTGGCCGAGATCCCTGGCCGCGGGCGCACCGGGGTCGACACACCGCTTCCGGGTCAGACGGGCAATGCCGGCAACCTCGGCGTGTTTTTCGATCGCGGACCCGTATCCCTGCGCGTCGGTGCGAACTACTCCGGCGAATTTCTCTCCACGATCAACGCGCTGACGCCCGAAGGTGACACGCGCACCCGTGAGCGGCTGCAGTGGGATGCATCGGGATCGTTCCAGATCCGCAGCGGCATGAAGCTCTTCGCGGAAGCGATCAATCTCTCGAACACGCCGCTGCGTGCCACGGTTGGTGATCGCCTCAACCGCGGCGGCGGCGGCGACGATCCGAGCTACGAGTTCTACAAGCCGTGGGGTATGGTGGGTCTGCGCATCGAACGCTGA
- a CDS encoding VPS10 domain-containing protein has protein sequence MLPLRPFLFLTALSVPAALVQPPAKPATATSRVAPLAPVTLDSTLLKSFRWRNIGPDRGGRSIAASGVVGRKNEAYFGATGGGLWKTTDGGENWAPVTDGQITSASVGAVAVSESNPDIVYIGMGESAIRGNIMPGDGIYKSTDAGKTWAHIGFKTVDAISKIRIHPTNPDIVYAAVFGKYSVPSAERGVFKSTDGGKSWRKVLFRDDKSGAIDIALDRNNPSVMYAAMWEAYRKEFQMSSGGPGSGLFKSTDGGETWTEITRNKGLPAGLVGRIGVALTAANSNRVYALIENDNGGLFKSDDAGATWTLVNSDRNIRQRAFYYTHLFADHKNADVVYAQNTSLFRSADAGKTLTSIGNGTHGDHHDLWIDPADPTHLVGANDGGGAVTTNTGGKWTEQDFPTAQWYHAITTKHIPYHICGSQQDNSTLCTPSQWNFGRPNGAQQAAGGMAVSYQVGGGEPGYIATDPLDPDIFYAGTNNGGYVDKFNKKTGLSREVNPYPWFYSGEPSKDIKERWQWTFPILYSPLNPKMLFVSSQRLWRTLDGGRTWKVLSGDLTRHAPETQEKSGGPITGDMNGPEVYGVIFSVGPSKKDVNVIWTGSDDGLVHVTRNGGLTWTNVTPKDMPDFGRVSQIDASAFDAGTMYMSVRRPLLNDRAPYIFRTTDFGKTWTKIVNGLGAEDYVHAVREDPARKGLLYAATQHGVYISYDDGANWQSLKLNMPDTPIADLVVEANDLVIATHGRGFWVLDNVAPLRQATPAVLAADAHLFAPPVGIRSSAGVPMSWVFKSAPKRATLSILDSAGAVLRELTGDTATSAAGAGAGRRRGTSSSFPLTAGLSRFTYDMRATGIESFPGMILWGAGTAGPALPPGRYTVRLTADGKTLTAPMTIQRSPLLPEVTNADLRAQYAFGKQVRDKTNEAQKAVIEIRRVKEQLDDRLKRSQDAALAAKGGTLKTNASAVEEQVYQVKNQSGQDPLNFPIRVNNRLANLLSMSERGDGPPGTYMPEILSILTKELGGYTTKLETVWKVDLSAVNAELKRLNLPLLDPKCTVVAGCTATP, from the coding sequence ATGCTGCCACTTCGACCTTTCCTGTTTCTCACGGCGCTGTCCGTTCCGGCGGCGCTGGTGCAACCGCCGGCCAAACCGGCGACGGCGACCTCCCGCGTCGCGCCATTGGCGCCGGTTACGCTGGATTCGACGCTGCTCAAGTCGTTCCGGTGGCGCAACATCGGTCCCGACCGCGGCGGCCGGTCGATTGCCGCCAGCGGCGTGGTGGGGCGTAAGAACGAGGCGTATTTCGGCGCGACCGGTGGCGGGCTCTGGAAGACGACCGATGGCGGCGAGAATTGGGCGCCGGTGACCGACGGCCAGATCACCAGCGCCTCGGTGGGCGCGGTGGCCGTGAGCGAGAGTAATCCCGATATCGTGTACATCGGCATGGGTGAGTCGGCGATTCGCGGCAACATCATGCCCGGCGACGGCATCTACAAGAGCACCGATGCCGGCAAGACGTGGGCGCACATCGGCTTCAAGACCGTCGATGCCATCTCGAAGATCCGCATCCACCCGACCAACCCCGACATCGTGTATGCGGCCGTTTTCGGCAAGTATAGCGTGCCGAGTGCCGAGCGCGGGGTGTTCAAGAGCACCGACGGCGGCAAGTCGTGGCGCAAGGTGCTGTTTCGCGATGACAAGTCGGGCGCGATCGATATCGCCCTCGACCGCAACAACCCGAGTGTGATGTACGCGGCCATGTGGGAAGCGTACCGCAAGGAATTTCAGATGTCGTCGGGTGGTCCGGGTTCCGGACTGTTCAAGAGCACCGACGGTGGCGAGACGTGGACCGAGATCACGCGCAACAAGGGACTGCCGGCCGGCCTGGTAGGTCGAATCGGCGTCGCACTCACGGCCGCGAACTCGAACCGCGTGTACGCGCTGATCGAGAACGACAACGGTGGCCTCTTCAAGAGCGATGATGCCGGCGCCACGTGGACGCTCGTGAACAGCGACCGCAACATCCGGCAGCGCGCGTTCTATTACACGCACCTGTTCGCCGACCACAAGAACGCCGATGTCGTGTACGCGCAGAACACGTCGCTGTTCCGTTCGGCCGACGCGGGCAAGACGCTCACGAGCATCGGCAACGGGACGCACGGCGATCACCATGACCTGTGGATCGATCCGGCTGATCCGACGCACCTGGTTGGCGCCAACGACGGCGGCGGCGCGGTGACGACGAACACCGGCGGTAAGTGGACCGAGCAGGACTTCCCGACCGCGCAATGGTATCACGCGATCACGACGAAGCACATTCCGTATCACATCTGCGGGTCGCAGCAGGACAACAGCACCCTGTGCACGCCGTCGCAGTGGAACTTCGGACGGCCGAACGGCGCGCAGCAGGCGGCGGGCGGCATGGCGGTGTCGTATCAGGTTGGCGGCGGTGAGCCCGGCTACATCGCGACCGATCCGCTCGATCCCGACATCTTCTACGCCGGTACGAACAACGGCGGCTACGTCGACAAGTTCAACAAGAAGACCGGGCTGTCACGTGAAGTGAATCCGTACCCCTGGTTCTATTCGGGTGAGCCGTCGAAAGACATCAAGGAGCGGTGGCAGTGGACGTTCCCCATCCTGTACTCGCCGCTGAATCCGAAGATGCTGTTCGTGTCGTCGCAGCGTCTGTGGCGCACGCTCGATGGTGGACGCACGTGGAAGGTGCTGAGCGGTGACCTTACGCGTCACGCGCCGGAAACGCAGGAGAAGTCGGGTGGCCCGATCACGGGTGACATGAACGGCCCCGAAGTGTACGGCGTGATCTTCTCCGTGGGGCCGAGCAAGAAGGATGTGAACGTGATCTGGACCGGTTCCGACGACGGTCTCGTGCACGTAACGCGGAATGGCGGTCTCACGTGGACCAACGTGACGCCGAAGGACATGCCGGACTTCGGCCGCGTCTCACAGATCGATGCGTCGGCGTTCGATGCCGGCACGATGTACATGTCGGTGCGTCGTCCGCTGCTGAACGATCGCGCGCCGTACATCTTCCGCACGACCGACTTCGGCAAGACGTGGACGAAGATCGTGAACGGACTCGGCGCCGAGGACTATGTGCATGCGGTGCGCGAAGATCCGGCCCGCAAGGGATTGCTGTATGCCGCCACGCAGCACGGCGTCTACATCTCGTACGATGACGGCGCGAACTGGCAGAGCCTCAAGCTCAATATGCCCGACACGCCGATCGCCGATCTCGTGGTGGAAGCGAACGATCTCGTGATCGCTACGCACGGCCGTGGTTTCTGGGTGCTCGACAATGTGGCGCCGCTTCGTCAGGCGACACCGGCCGTGCTCGCGGCCGACGCCCATCTATTCGCGCCGCCGGTCGGCATCCGCTCCAGCGCTGGTGTGCCGATGAGCTGGGTGTTCAAGTCGGCGCCGAAGCGTGCGACGCTGTCGATCCTCGATTCGGCCGGTGCCGTGCTGCGCGAGCTCACGGGTGACACCGCGACATCGGCGGCTGGTGCCGGCGCGGGTCGCCGGCGCGGTACGTCGTCGTCGTTCCCGCTCACCGCCGGTCTGTCGCGCTTCACCTACGACATGCGCGCCACGGGAATCGAAAGCTTCCCGGGCATGATTCTGTGGGGCGCTGGTACGGCTGGGCCGGCGCTGCCGCCGGGTCGTTACACCGTGCGCCTCACCGCCGACGGCAAGACGCTGACGGCGCCGATGACCATTCAGCGCAGCCCGCTGCTGCCGGAAGTCACGAACGCCGATCTGCGCGCGCAGTACGCGTTCGGCAAGCAGGTGCGCGACAAGACGAACGAAGCGCAGAAGGCCGTGATCGAGATTCGTCGCGTGAAGGAGCAGTTGGACGACCGCCTCAAGCGCAGTCAGGATGCCGCGCTCGCGGCGAAGGGCGGTACGCTCAAGACCAACGCGTCGGCGGTGGAAGAGCAGGTGTATCAGGTGAAGAACCAGAGCGGACAGGACCCGCTCAACTTCCCCATCCGCGTGAACAACCGACTCGCGAATCTGCTCTCGATGTCGGAGCGTGGTGACGGTCCCCCGGGCACGTACATGCCGGAGATCCTCAGCATCCTCACGAAGGAACTCGGCGGCTATACCACGAAACTCGAGACCGTGTGGAAGGTCGATCTGTCCGCGGTGAACGCGGAGTTGAAGCGGCTCAACCTGCCGTTGCTCGATCCCAAGTGCACGGTCGTGGCGGGATGCACTGCCACGCCATGA
- a CDS encoding GxxExxY protein produces the protein MPPINQITADIIDASIHIHADLGPGLFESAYEELLAAELTRRGLRVQRQLVVPFEYRGTKIEFGFRLDLMIEGRIPVELKCTERPAPIHQRQLLTYLRIMKLPVGLLINFGGDRLIDGVQRIVNGYTGE, from the coding sequence ATGCCCCCGATCAATCAGATCACCGCCGACATCATCGACGCGTCGATCCACATCCATGCCGACCTCGGCCCCGGCCTCTTCGAATCGGCGTATGAGGAACTGCTCGCCGCCGAGCTAACGCGCCGCGGTCTCCGCGTCCAACGGCAGCTCGTCGTGCCTTTCGAGTACAGAGGGACGAAGATTGAATTCGGGTTCCGGCTCGACCTGATGATCGAGGGGCGCATTCCGGTGGAGCTCAAATGCACCGAACGCCCGGCGCCCATTCACCAACGACAATTGCTGACCTATCTGCGGATCATGAAGCTGCCAGTCGGCCTGCTCATCAATTTTGGTGGCGACCGCCTGATCGACGGCGTTCAGCGGATCGTCAATGGCTACACCGGCGAATGA
- a CDS encoding glycine--tRNA ligase: MASQPDVMDKLVSLCKRRGFIFQSSEIYGGTGSVWDYGPLGVELKKNIKDRWWNAMVRSRDDIEGLDAAILMHPRTWEASGHVAGFVDPLVDCKTCKGRFRADKLEDARCPQKPSKQPGQHDACQLTEARNFNLMFKTYMGALEESASIVYLRPETAQGIFVNFLNVQQSMRQKVPFGIAQIGKAFRNEITPGNFIFRTREFEQMEMQFFVEPGTDMEWFEQWKQLRMEWHLALGLSPERLKFHQHGAGELAHYARAAFDVTFDFGGTLGFQEIEGVHNRGDFDLTQHQQYSSKKLEYYDQLNNKRYVPYVIETSVGADRVTLAALVNAYREESVEGEDEGRVVLGLHRSIAPIKAAIFPLTKKDGQPEMAKNIMNDLRMAFPMDYDESGSIGKRYRRQDEVGTPFCITVDGQSTTDQTVTVRDRDTLAQDRVDVSQLKGYLAAKLVG, translated from the coding sequence ATGGCTTCCCAACCCGACGTGATGGACAAGCTGGTGTCGCTGTGCAAGCGCCGCGGCTTCATCTTCCAGTCCTCCGAGATCTACGGCGGCACGGGCTCGGTGTGGGACTACGGTCCGCTTGGTGTGGAGCTCAAGAAGAACATCAAGGATCGCTGGTGGAACGCGATGGTGCGTTCGCGCGACGACATCGAAGGGCTCGATGCGGCGATCCTGATGCACCCGCGCACGTGGGAAGCGAGCGGACACGTGGCCGGTTTCGTCGACCCCCTGGTGGACTGTAAGACGTGCAAGGGCCGTTTCCGCGCCGACAAGCTCGAAGACGCGCGTTGCCCGCAGAAGCCGAGCAAGCAGCCGGGGCAGCACGATGCCTGTCAGCTCACGGAAGCGCGCAATTTCAACCTGATGTTCAAGACGTACATGGGCGCGCTCGAGGAGAGCGCGAGCATCGTCTACCTGCGTCCGGAAACGGCGCAGGGCATCTTCGTGAATTTTCTGAACGTGCAGCAGAGCATGCGTCAGAAGGTGCCATTCGGCATCGCGCAGATCGGCAAGGCGTTCCGCAACGAGATCACGCCGGGCAACTTCATTTTCCGCACGCGCGAGTTCGAGCAGATGGAGATGCAGTTCTTCGTCGAGCCGGGCACGGACATGGAGTGGTTCGAGCAGTGGAAGCAGCTGCGCATGGAGTGGCATCTGGCGCTCGGTCTCTCGCCGGAGCGTCTCAAGTTCCATCAGCACGGCGCCGGTGAGCTCGCGCACTACGCGCGCGCGGCATTCGACGTGACGTTCGACTTCGGCGGCACCCTCGGCTTCCAGGAAATCGAAGGTGTGCACAATCGCGGCGATTTCGATCTCACGCAGCATCAGCAGTACTCGAGCAAGAAGCTCGAGTACTACGACCAGCTGAACAACAAGCGCTATGTGCCGTACGTGATCGAAACGTCGGTCGGCGCCGATCGTGTCACTCTGGCCGCGCTGGTGAACGCGTACCGCGAAGAGTCGGTGGAGGGCGAAGATGAAGGCCGCGTGGTGCTGGGCCTGCATCGGTCGATCGCCCCGATCAAGGCCGCGATCTTCCCGCTCACGAAGAAGGACGGTCAGCCGGAAATGGCGAAGAACATCATGAACGACCTTCGCATGGCGTTTCCGATGGACTACGACGAATCGGGCTCGATCGGCAAGCGCTACCGCCGTCAGGACGAAGTCGGCACGCCGTTCTGCATCACGGTCGACGGCCAGAGCACGACCGATCAGACGGTCACCGTGCGCGACCGCGACACCCTGGCGCAGGACCGGGTCGACGTGAGTCAGCTCAAGGGCTACCTGGCGGCGAAGCTGGTGGGGTAG
- a CDS encoding YpdA family putative bacillithiol disulfide reductase → MSASVTTFVDVAIVGAGPCGLAAAIAAIRGGLSVAVFDRGCIVHGIASYPTYMTFFSTAERIAIGGVPFLVATDKPTRRDALAYYRGVASMYDVPVRQYETVESMRPVRFDPPAGELAPARGAQWLLRSVKRSGEVMETAAHAVIIATGYFGRPNLLQVPGESLPHVRHGYVEGHSAWREPVVIVGGGNSAVDAALDMYRAGAHVTMVHVGATLDNGVKPWVRPEIEARIHEGSIQAHYESRVLAIEPDVVVIAGPEGEVRVPATQVYTMTGYLPETGLLEAVGVPIEPDSGIPQHNPLTMATPVTGVYLAGVIASGLSANRIFIENGRDHGDTIVRHILS, encoded by the coding sequence ATGAGCGCGTCCGTGACGACGTTCGTGGACGTGGCGATCGTGGGGGCCGGGCCGTGCGGTCTGGCCGCGGCGATTGCGGCGATTCGCGGTGGATTGTCGGTCGCGGTGTTCGACCGCGGGTGCATCGTGCACGGCATCGCGAGCTATCCGACGTACATGACGTTTTTCAGTACGGCCGAACGGATCGCGATCGGCGGCGTGCCGTTCCTGGTGGCGACCGACAAGCCGACGCGTCGTGATGCGCTCGCCTACTATCGCGGTGTGGCATCGATGTACGACGTGCCGGTGCGGCAGTACGAAACGGTGGAATCGATGCGCCCGGTGCGCTTCGATCCGCCGGCCGGCGAGCTGGCGCCCGCGCGCGGGGCGCAGTGGCTGCTGCGCAGCGTGAAGCGCAGTGGCGAGGTGATGGAAACGGCGGCGCATGCGGTGATCATCGCGACGGGCTATTTCGGTCGTCCGAATCTGCTGCAGGTGCCAGGCGAATCGTTGCCGCATGTGCGTCACGGCTACGTGGAAGGCCACTCGGCGTGGCGCGAACCGGTGGTGATCGTGGGCGGCGGCAATTCAGCCGTGGACGCCGCGCTCGACATGTACCGCGCCGGCGCCCACGTCACGATGGTGCACGTGGGTGCCACGCTGGACAACGGGGTAAAGCCGTGGGTACGTCCGGAAATCGAGGCGCGCATTCACGAGGGCAGCATCCAGGCGCACTATGAGAGCCGGGTGTTGGCGATCGAGCCCGACGTGGTCGTGATCGCGGGGCCTGAGGGCGAGGTGCGCGTGCCGGCGACGCAGGTGTACACGATGACGGGGTATCTGCCGGAAACGGGATTGCTCGAGGCGGTGGGCGTGCCCATCGAGCCCGACAGCGGCATTCCGCAGCACAACCCGCTCACGATGGCCACGCCGGTCACCGGTGTCTACCTTGCGGGAGTGATCGCCTCCGGGCTTTCGGCGAATCGTATCTTCATCGAGAACGGCCGCGATCACGGTGACACGATCGTGCGGCATATCCTTTCCTGA
- a CDS encoding adenylosuccinate synthase, with product MFDSTTRTVVVVGAQWGDEGKGKLVDVLAEKADWVVRYQGGANAGHTVHIGDKSFILHQIPSGILHPGVRCAIGNGVVMDPETLFTEVDELIADGVDVEGRLYVSERAHLVMPYHKLVDKASAASKAIGTTGRGIGPAYEDKVARRGVRVLDLRNPARLRELVTAGVERANAQLERSGSDLRASVDDTIAALDALSPRLLGLAEDVGLCVHRAIKNGAAVLLEGAQGSMLDIDHGTYPFVTSSNTTVGGAATGVGISPMSLQCALGVVKAYTTRVGHGPLPTEFAEPLQTQVRTLGHEFGATTGRARRCGWFDGVVVRYAARVNGLTALAITKLDVLDTLDELMVCTGYRINGEVHTEFPADLQLLEHAEPVYETMPGWNQSTQDARKLEDLPAAARAYLDRLEELCETPIAYVSVGTRRDQIIGVHAVVA from the coding sequence ATGTTCGATTCGACGACACGTACGGTGGTGGTGGTAGGTGCCCAGTGGGGCGACGAGGGGAAGGGCAAGCTGGTGGACGTCCTCGCCGAGAAGGCCGATTGGGTCGTGCGCTATCAGGGCGGCGCCAATGCCGGCCACACTGTGCATATCGGCGACAAGTCGTTCATCCTGCATCAGATCCCCAGCGGCATTCTGCACCCCGGCGTGCGGTGCGCGATCGGCAATGGCGTCGTGATGGACCCGGAGACGCTGTTCACGGAGGTCGACGAGTTGATCGCCGACGGCGTGGACGTGGAAGGGCGGCTGTATGTCAGCGAGCGCGCCCATCTCGTGATGCCGTATCACAAACTCGTGGACAAGGCGAGCGCGGCCAGCAAGGCGATCGGCACGACCGGTCGCGGCATCGGTCCGGCCTATGAGGACAAGGTGGCGCGTCGTGGTGTGCGCGTGCTCGACCTGCGGAATCCCGCGCGGCTGCGCGAGCTCGTGACCGCGGGTGTGGAGCGGGCGAACGCGCAGCTGGAACGTTCGGGCTCCGATCTGCGGGCGTCGGTGGACGACACGATCGCCGCGCTCGATGCGCTGTCGCCGCGTTTGCTCGGTCTGGCCGAAGACGTTGGTCTGTGCGTGCATCGCGCGATCAAGAACGGTGCGGCGGTGCTGCTGGAAGGCGCGCAGGGGTCGATGCTCGACATCGATCACGGCACCTACCCGTTCGTGACGTCGAGCAACACCACGGTGGGCGGTGCGGCCACCGGCGTTGGCATCTCGCCGATGTCGTTGCAGTGCGCGTTGGGTGTGGTAAAGGCCTACACGACGCGCGTCGGTCATGGCCCGCTGCCGACGGAGTTCGCCGAGCCGCTGCAGACGCAGGTGCGCACCCTTGGCCACGAGTTCGGCGCGACCACGGGACGTGCCCGTCGCTGCGGCTGGTTCGATGGCGTGGTGGTGCGCTACGCCGCGCGCGTGAACGGTCTCACGGCGCTGGCCATTACGAAGCTCGACGTGCTGGACACGCTCGACGAGTTGATGGTGTGCACGGGCTATCGTATCAACGGGGAAGTGCACACGGAATTCCCGGCTGATCTCCAACTGTTGGAGCACGCCGAGCCGGTGTACGAGACGATGCCGGGGTGGAACCAATCCACGCAGGATGCGCGGAAGCTGGAAGACCTGCCGGCCGCAGCGCGTGCCTATCTCGATCGTCTCGAAGAGCTGTGCGAGACGCCCATCGCGTACGTGAGCGTGGGAACCCGTCGTGACCAGATCATTGGAGTTCACGCGGTCGTCGCATGA
- a CDS encoding DUF456 domain-containing protein, giving the protein MLSLALLGAALAGGLILIPLGLPGLWVMLGAALLHWVLVPLGGIGVWTMAGAGALVVAAEVLEFTISARYTRKYGGSRRASWGAVIGGLVGAVVGIPVPVVGSLIGAFAGAFLGALVAELSVARDSRGAPVRVATGALVGRVVAAAAKVGIGVVVAVLVMAAAVVGN; this is encoded by the coding sequence ATGCTCTCTCTGGCACTGCTTGGCGCGGCCCTCGCGGGCGGCTTGATCCTGATTCCGTTAGGACTGCCCGGCCTCTGGGTGATGCTGGGCGCGGCGCTTCTGCATTGGGTGCTGGTGCCTTTAGGCGGCATCGGCGTGTGGACGATGGCGGGCGCGGGCGCGCTGGTCGTGGCGGCGGAGGTGCTCGAGTTCACCATCTCGGCCCGCTACACCCGGAAATACGGTGGCTCACGCCGGGCCTCGTGGGGAGCGGTCATTGGTGGCCTGGTAGGGGCCGTGGTGGGCATTCCGGTGCCGGTGGTGGGTTCGCTCATTGGCGCATTCGCCGGCGCCTTCCTGGGGGCGCTGGTGGCCGAGCTCTCGGTGGCGCGCGATTCGCGCGGCGCGCCGGTACGGGTGGCCACGGGTGCGCTGGTGGGTCGCGTGGTCGCCGCCGCGGCGAAAGTGGGAATTGGTGTCGTTGTCGCCGTGTTGGTCATGGCGGCGGCGGTGGTCGGAAACTAG